In the genome of Ignavibacteriales bacterium, one region contains:
- a CDS encoding LLM class flavin-dependent oxidoreductase codes for MSDLKNQESYNLSPMQQGMFFHSQLSPGSGVDIEQIVAELNEKIDVNKFRNSWFNILQRHSILRTSFEWERLENPIQHVNDNVELDFVFEDLTQKNELHQKDHLENYYSSDRKRGFSLNSAPLMRVALFKLTEQKFVCVWTFHHILLDGRSFPIVLKDLFHFYNQKDSGDSLPVSKPFREYIDWLTNRDESDSIKFWKEYLAGFKSATPLGFNKFKYENEESKTGYDVHYHYLSEELTKAIIAFAEEKNLTVYTIVLAAWSLLLSRYSSENDVVLGATRSCRKNTVDGVDDIAGLFINTLPVRIKIDYESGVLQWIKKIREEQLSIRGHEHTNLMKIQNVSELHGEKHLFESILVFENYLLDSHLREQGGDWLNRNFKVLEQTNYPLTLFGYLDKELFFKLEYDKSRFSNKSAVWINQHLEHIIGELIQAENRKVAELSFVTKDEKEILLNEWNNTEAEFDSTVCLHQLFEKTAVKYPEKTALAVKNKTITYSELNKRANQVAQKLKSLGVKPGDKVAIYTSRSIEMIASIIGIHKAGGAYLPLDPEYPKDRIQFMVEDSEVNVLITQSELLNKLPESKAVKLILDSEFSEVKNLPENNLSSAADSESLAYLIYTSGSTGKPKGVMVTHRNVINFFKGMDHHIPFDENSSWLAVTSLSFDISVLELLWTLTRGLKVVLYTGDDFKLQEGSNQFTSIEFSLFYFSSYEGEKNTNKYKLLLEGSKFADQNSFNSVWTPERHFYDFGGLYPNPSVTSAAIAAITKKVNIRAGSVVSPLHNTIRIAEEWSVVDNISLGRVGISFAAGWQPNDFVIMPENFKDRKDLMFRQIDEVQKLWKGDKVPFNNPNGKEIQIGILPRPVQERLPVWVTAAGNPETFEMAGMLGHNLLTHLLGQSISELSEKISIYRKAWKEAGHKGKGVLTLMLHTFIGTDEKMVKETVRGPMKHYLKSAVNLVKEAAWSFPVFKNATTGKDGNFNMDNLTPEDLDAILDYSFERYYSTSGLFGTPESCKLIISKLKEIDVDEIACLIDFGVDSDLVLAHLYYLNQLRRESNTQLHAAENQSEYSIPSLIKKHSVTHMQCTPSMAKMLTMDKDSAEALSSLKVMLVGGEAFPLHLAQSLQKIVKGDILNMYGPTETTIWSTVYKLDSTLPDMIPIGQPIANTDIYILNESLQLNPIGVPGELCIGGEGVSNGYFNRPELTSEKFVDDKFVGKEKRKFYRTGDLAYYSDDGTIQFLGRLDHQVKMRGYRIELGEIETLLCKNDSVREGVVMAREDIPGDQRLVAYIVPQENNKIDINSIREMMREKLPEFMVPSNFVVMEKFPLTPNGKIDRKSFPAPSSSVTRSDEDEAVHSNNEFELKISEIWKDLLKLPKVGLKDNFFDIGGHSLLAVQLHARLKESVDDELTLIDIFRFPTISTIVEYIEKKTKTTETTTVKSESKRAKMSKQRFARARSRDNDSGNDVDVQEAE; via the coding sequence ATGAGCGATCTGAAAAATCAGGAATCTTATAATCTATCTCCAATGCAGCAGGGAATGTTCTTTCATTCACAGCTTTCACCGGGTTCAGGTGTGGATATTGAACAAATTGTTGCCGAACTGAATGAAAAAATAGATGTGAATAAGTTCAGGAATTCCTGGTTTAACATCCTGCAGAGACATTCGATACTTCGCACTTCTTTTGAGTGGGAACGTCTTGAAAATCCGATTCAGCATGTTAATGACAATGTTGAATTAGATTTTGTATTTGAGGACCTGACACAAAAAAATGAATTGCATCAGAAAGACCATCTCGAAAACTATTACTCCTCAGATCGTAAAAGAGGATTTTCTTTAAATTCCGCGCCGTTAATGCGTGTGGCTTTATTCAAACTAACTGAACAGAAATTTGTGTGTGTATGGACATTCCACCACATACTTCTTGATGGAAGATCATTCCCTATCGTACTTAAAGATTTATTCCACTTTTATAATCAGAAAGATTCCGGAGACTCTTTACCGGTTTCCAAACCGTTTAGAGAATATATTGACTGGCTGACTAATCGTGATGAATCGGATTCAATAAAATTCTGGAAAGAATATCTTGCAGGCTTCAAATCTGCTACTCCACTTGGATTTAATAAATTCAAATATGAAAACGAAGAATCGAAAACAGGTTATGATGTTCACTATCATTACCTGTCTGAAGAACTAACAAAAGCTATAATCGCATTTGCAGAAGAAAAGAATCTCACTGTATATACAATTGTACTTGCAGCATGGTCACTGCTTCTTTCCAGGTACTCATCTGAAAATGATGTGGTTTTAGGCGCAACAAGATCCTGCAGAAAAAATACGGTTGATGGTGTTGACGATATAGCCGGATTATTTATTAACACATTACCAGTCAGGATAAAAATTGATTATGAATCCGGTGTATTACAATGGATTAAAAAAATTCGTGAAGAACAGTTGAGTATAAGAGGTCATGAACATACCAACCTGATGAAAATTCAAAATGTAAGTGAACTCCACGGTGAGAAACACTTATTCGAAAGTATACTTGTATTTGAGAATTATCTTCTTGATTCACATCTGCGTGAACAGGGCGGAGACTGGCTGAACAGAAATTTTAAAGTACTTGAACAAACTAATTACCCGCTTACATTATTCGGATATCTTGATAAAGAATTATTTTTCAAACTTGAATATGATAAAAGCAGGTTCTCAAATAAATCAGCCGTTTGGATCAATCAGCACCTTGAACACATAATTGGTGAGCTGATTCAAGCTGAAAATAGGAAGGTTGCAGAACTATCTTTTGTTACAAAGGATGAAAAGGAAATTCTCCTAAATGAATGGAACAATACCGAAGCAGAGTTTGACTCAACTGTATGCCTTCATCAATTATTTGAAAAGACTGCAGTAAAATATCCTGAAAAAACTGCGCTGGCAGTAAAGAATAAAACGATTACATATTCTGAACTTAATAAACGGGCAAACCAGGTCGCTCAAAAGCTTAAATCTTTGGGAGTAAAACCCGGAGATAAAGTTGCGATTTACACTTCAAGATCAATTGAAATGATTGCCTCAATAATCGGAATACATAAAGCTGGCGGAGCTTACCTTCCTCTTGATCCTGAATACCCGAAAGACCGTATACAATTTATGGTTGAGGATTCCGAAGTCAATGTTCTGATTACCCAGAGTGAACTTTTAAATAAATTGCCTGAGTCGAAGGCGGTAAAATTAATACTCGACTCTGAATTTTCAGAAGTTAAAAACCTGCCTGAAAATAATTTATCTTCGGCAGCAGATTCAGAATCTCTAGCATACCTGATTTACACTTCCGGCTCAACAGGCAAACCAAAAGGTGTAATGGTAACACATAGAAATGTTATTAATTTTTTCAAAGGGATGGATCATCATATCCCATTCGATGAAAATTCATCATGGCTTGCCGTTACAAGTTTATCATTTGATATTTCTGTTCTTGAACTATTATGGACATTAACTCGCGGACTGAAAGTTGTTTTATATACCGGTGATGATTTTAAACTGCAGGAAGGTTCTAACCAGTTCACTTCAATAGAATTTAGTCTATTCTATTTCTCAAGCTATGAGGGAGAAAAGAACACAAACAAATACAAATTACTTCTCGAGGGTTCTAAATTTGCGGATCAAAATAGCTTTAATTCTGTCTGGACTCCAGAAAGACATTTCTATGATTTCGGAGGGTTGTACCCTAATCCATCGGTTACAAGCGCTGCGATTGCTGCAATAACTAAGAAGGTCAATATCCGTGCGGGAAGTGTTGTATCACCTCTTCATAACACAATAAGAATTGCAGAAGAATGGTCAGTAGTTGATAACATTTCATTGGGTCGTGTTGGAATTTCATTCGCTGCAGGATGGCAGCCAAATGATTTTGTGATTATGCCGGAAAATTTTAAAGACCGGAAAGATCTCATGTTCCGGCAAATTGATGAAGTACAAAAATTATGGAAAGGAGATAAAGTTCCTTTCAACAATCCAAACGGAAAGGAAATACAAATAGGAATTCTACCCCGACCTGTGCAGGAGAGACTGCCAGTTTGGGTGACTGCAGCCGGAAATCCTGAAACTTTTGAGATGGCTGGTATGCTTGGTCATAATCTTTTAACGCATTTGCTTGGACAAAGTATTTCTGAACTTTCAGAAAAGATAAGTATCTACCGAAAGGCATGGAAAGAAGCAGGACATAAAGGCAAGGGAGTACTTACACTAATGCTTCATACTTTTATCGGCACAGATGAAAAGATGGTAAAAGAAACGGTACGCGGACCAATGAAACATTATCTCAAAAGTGCAGTAAATCTTGTTAAAGAAGCAGCCTGGTCATTTCCGGTATTTAAAAATGCTACCACCGGTAAAGACGGTAACTTTAATATGGATAATCTGACACCTGAAGATCTTGATGCCATTCTTGATTATTCATTTGAAAGATATTATTCAACAAGCGGTTTATTTGGTACACCTGAATCATGCAAACTAATAATTAGTAAGCTTAAAGAAATTGACGTCGATGAGATCGCATGTTTAATAGATTTTGGAGTTGATTCTGATCTTGTTCTTGCTCATTTATATTACCTGAACCAGTTGCGCAGAGAATCAAACACTCAATTACATGCTGCTGAGAATCAAAGTGAATATTCTATCCCCTCGTTAATAAAAAAACATTCCGTTACACATATGCAGTGCACACCTTCAATGGCAAAAATGCTCACAATGGATAAAGATTCGGCAGAAGCGTTATCATCTCTGAAAGTTATGCTGGTAGGCGGTGAAGCCTTCCCGCTACATCTTGCGCAATCACTTCAAAAAATAGTAAAAGGTGACATCCTGAACATGTACGGACCTACCGAGACAACAATCTGGTCAACTGTATATAAACTTGATTCAACATTACCGGATATGATTCCGATTGGACAACCAATTGCTAATACCGACATCTATATTTTAAATGAAAGTCTGCAATTAAATCCTATTGGTGTACCAGGCGAATTATGTATCGGCGGTGAGGGAGTAAGCAATGGATACTTTAACAGACCTGAGCTGACATCTGAAAAATTTGTCGACGATAAATTTGTTGGAAAAGAAAAGCGAAAATTTTATAGAACGGGAGACCTGGCTTATTATAGTGACGACGGTACAATTCAATTCCTTGGCAGACTGGATCATCAGGTTAAAATGAGAGGGTACAGAATTGAACTTGGTGAAATTGAAACTCTTCTCTGTAAAAATGATAGTGTCCGGGAAGGAGTGGTGATGGCAAGGGAAGATATTCCAGGTGACCAGAGATTGGTTGCATACATTGTACCACAAGAAAATAATAAGATTGATATAAACTCCATCAGAGAAATGATGAGAGAAAAATTACCGGAGTTTATGGTTCCATCAAATTTTGTTGTGATGGAAAAATTCCCTTTAACACCTAATGGAAAAATTGACAGGAAATCATTCCCCGCCCCGTCTTCATCAGTGACAAGATCTGATGAAGATGAAGCAGTTCATTCAAATAATGAATTTGAGCTGAAGATTTCTGAGATATGGAAAGATCTCCTGAAACTTCCAAAAGTAGGATTGAAAGATAATTTCTTTGATATCGGCGGACATTCACTTTTAGCGGTTCAACTTCACGCAAGATTAAAAGAATCTGTTGATGATGAACTGACACTAATTGATATATTCAGATTTCCGACTATCAGTACAATTGTTGAATACATCGAAAAGAAAACCAAAACAACTGAAACTACAACTGTTAAGAGTGAATCAAAGAGAGCAAAAATGTCAAAACAAAGATTTGCAAGAGCAAGGTCAAGAGATAACGATAGCGGGAATGATGTAGATGTTCAGGAGGCTGAATAA
- a CDS encoding LLM class flavin-dependent oxidoreductase, producing the protein MDYNNSVPHFSCIVVGEDSLLFQCCETLLNKEQKIQLVVSDSKRIKNWSASNNINCINYSSFTEDYIRNLSCDYLFSITNLRVIPEKILSVAKKGAINFHDGPLPKYAGLNATSWALLNNERTHGITWHLMTAGVDEGDILKQVSIDILPDETAVSLNTKCFLAASESFETLVDEISLGTVQKVKQNENEKSYFSKFQKPDSAGVISWKKTANQISSLIRSLNFGNYFNPLASAKIRINGDHIIVKDAVEIDGKHQIEPGVITETDDNSITIAAKEGLVKLSSFESLTGKSLSVKEILNNYNLSVGCSFSELSESWKKNLTDFYSRICKSEPYWIKTLQNLEPIQLPFKSSNKLSESKFHSIKIVLDNEVLSGSHIPSQMDSETLIKSAFALYLGKLLDKARFDIGYMPDPVISGTSSFDTLFTNVVPFNIELDSNLRVDEAILKTSDVYKKINKSGTYIYDLIARTPELRNTGIDFNHFPVTIQDGQFGKSTINEHSSLVLFYSIPEKEFYFFYNNSQISAEQCQNIINQFTEFIKNIFTKPEGLLSGLSVLTSNEKNKLLVEWNNTNKTYYKNITIHKLFEEQAKQKPDDIAVICKNEQITFRELNSKSDKLAAYLISKGVGINSFVGISLNRSINMMVAIFAVFKSGAAYVPLDPKFPKERTSMMSEDSDCKVIITESILKNNFGEESAELVLLDTDDVKINSFNGTAPDNNDSTNLAYLIYTSGSTGKPKGVMVTHRNVINFFSGMDDHIEYDDDSSWLAVTSLSFDISVLELLWTLTRGIKVVIYTGEDIKVQTNYAQNSKPSQPIDFSLFYFSSYEGEKDQNKYKLLIEGAKFGDKNDFAAVWTPERHFYDFGGLYSNPSITSAAISTVTEKIKLRAGSVVSPLHNTIRIAEEWSMVDNLSMGRVGIAFASGWQPNDFVIMPQNFEDRKNLMFRQIDEIKKLWRGESVSFMNPIGKMIDINILPKPVQKSLPVWITAASNPETFEMAGRAGYNLLTHLLGQSVSEVGDKIKIYRKAWKEAGHPGEGILTLMLHTFVGTDEKSVKEIVREPMKNYLQSAVNLVKEAAWSFPTFKKVTTNSDGNFSLDNLSSDDLNAILDYSFERYYQSSGLFGTPESCQKIVDELKSIGVDEIACLIDFGIDSEVVLSHLQYLNQLRVLSNQNVNDLNEESFSIEWLIRKHNISHMQCTPSMAKMLTVSDESSEVLKGLKTMLIGGEAFPVNLAKKLFNTVSGSVLNMYGPTETTIWSTLYKLSEPIQDSISIGKPIANTQIYILDSQNNPSSIGVAGELCIGGDGVTNGYFNRQQLTDERFIQNPFSQDTKNKIYRTGDLARYSPDGTIEFLGRSDNQVKIRGYRIELGDIESQITSHPDVRESVVFAREDIPGDQRLVAYIISKNGLVESDALKQFLKDKLPEYMVPAHFVNMQSFPLTPNGKIDRKVFPPPLNEATNELTVDVVLPNGELEIAIADIWKRLLNTNKVGVKDNFFDIGGHSLLAVQMHSEIKKSVNEELTLIDIFRYPTIISLVDYIKKKKNDEEVVKQPVTSKRAELSKQRLKRLK; encoded by the coding sequence ATGGACTACAATAATTCGGTTCCACACTTTTCATGCATTGTTGTGGGTGAAGATAGCCTGCTTTTCCAGTGCTGTGAGACTCTTCTAAACAAAGAGCAGAAGATTCAGCTTGTTGTGTCAGATAGTAAAAGAATAAAGAACTGGTCCGCTTCAAATAATATTAATTGTATTAACTATTCATCATTTACTGAAGACTACATTCGTAATCTTAGCTGTGATTACCTTTTCAGTATCACAAATCTCAGAGTCATTCCTGAAAAAATACTGTCGGTCGCAAAAAAAGGTGCGATCAATTTTCATGATGGTCCTTTACCGAAATATGCAGGATTAAATGCAACATCATGGGCTCTGTTAAATAATGAAAGAACTCATGGAATAACCTGGCATCTTATGACGGCAGGGGTGGATGAAGGTGATATTCTAAAGCAGGTATCGATTGATATTCTGCCGGATGAAACTGCAGTTTCACTTAACACAAAATGTTTTCTTGCTGCGTCCGAATCATTTGAAACTTTAGTTGATGAGATCAGTCTTGGTACTGTTCAAAAGGTAAAGCAAAATGAAAATGAGAAATCGTACTTTTCTAAATTTCAAAAGCCGGATTCTGCCGGTGTAATTTCATGGAAAAAAACTGCAAATCAAATTTCTTCTTTAATTCGCTCCCTGAACTTTGGTAATTATTTTAATCCTCTTGCTTCGGCAAAAATCAGAATTAACGGTGACCATATTATTGTAAAGGATGCGGTAGAAATCGATGGCAAACATCAAATTGAACCCGGTGTAATCACAGAAACAGATGATAACTCGATAACTATTGCCGCAAAGGAAGGGTTGGTAAAATTAAGTTCGTTTGAATCATTAACAGGTAAAAGTCTCTCAGTTAAGGAAATACTTAACAACTATAATCTTTCTGTCGGATGTTCATTTAGTGAATTAAGTGAATCATGGAAAAAAAACCTGACGGATTTTTATTCACGCATTTGTAAAAGTGAACCCTACTGGATTAAGACACTTCAGAATCTTGAGCCTATACAATTGCCATTCAAGAGTAGCAATAAATTATCTGAATCAAAATTTCATTCAATAAAAATTGTTTTAGATAATGAAGTACTATCCGGCAGCCACATTCCCTCACAGATGGATTCAGAAACTTTAATTAAATCAGCTTTTGCACTTTACCTCGGCAAACTTCTCGACAAAGCAAGATTTGATATTGGTTATATGCCGGACCCCGTTATTTCAGGAACAAGTTCGTTCGATACACTTTTCACAAATGTTGTTCCTTTTAATATTGAATTGGATTCCAACTTAAGAGTTGATGAAGCAATATTAAAAACTTCAGACGTGTATAAAAAGATTAATAAATCAGGGACATACATTTATGATCTTATAGCGCGTACACCTGAATTACGTAATACCGGTATAGATTTTAATCATTTCCCTGTTACAATTCAGGATGGTCAGTTTGGTAAAAGTACAATTAATGAACATTCATCTTTGGTTCTTTTTTATTCAATACCCGAAAAGGAATTTTACTTCTTTTACAACAACAGTCAGATTAGCGCCGAACAATGCCAGAATATCATAAATCAGTTCACTGAATTCATCAAAAATATTTTTACTAAGCCTGAGGGACTGCTATCGGGATTATCTGTTCTTACTTCAAATGAAAAAAATAAATTATTAGTTGAATGGAACAACACAAATAAAACCTACTATAAAAACATAACTATCCACAAACTTTTTGAAGAACAGGCTAAACAAAAACCAGATGATATCGCAGTAATCTGTAAGAATGAACAAATAACTTTCAGAGAATTAAATTCAAAGTCAGACAAACTCGCAGCATACCTTATATCAAAGGGTGTCGGGATAAATAGTTTTGTTGGAATCTCGTTAAACCGTTCTATCAATATGATGGTTGCAATTTTTGCAGTGTTTAAATCAGGTGCTGCTTATGTACCGCTTGATCCGAAATTCCCCAAAGAACGAACAAGTATGATGAGTGAAGACTCAGATTGCAAAGTCATCATTACTGAATCAATATTAAAAAATAATTTCGGGGAAGAATCTGCTGAACTTGTATTGTTGGACACAGATGATGTAAAGATTAATAGTTTCAATGGCACAGCCCCTGATAATAACGATTCGACAAATCTTGCGTACTTAATTTATACATCAGGATCAACCGGTAAACCAAAAGGTGTGATGGTAACGCACAGAAATGTTATCAACTTTTTTTCCGGAATGGACGATCATATTGAGTATGACGATGATTCATCCTGGTTAGCAGTAACATCTCTTTCTTTCGACATTTCAGTTCTTGAATTATTATGGACTTTAACCCGTGGGATAAAAGTAGTCATCTATACTGGTGAAGACATTAAAGTTCAGACTAACTATGCACAGAATTCAAAACCATCACAGCCAATTGATTTCAGTCTGTTTTATTTTTCAAGTTATGAAGGAGAAAAAGATCAGAACAAATATAAACTACTAATTGAAGGTGCAAAGTTTGGTGATAAAAATGATTTCGCTGCTGTTTGGACACCTGAACGACACTTTTATGATTTTGGAGGTTTGTACTCTAACCCTTCAATAACAAGTGCTGCTATTTCAACTGTAACAGAAAAAATAAAACTACGTGCCGGAAGCGTTGTTTCACCTCTTCATAATACGATACGTATTGCAGAAGAGTGGTCAATGGTTGATAACTTATCAATGGGAAGAGTTGGAATTGCATTTGCATCAGGATGGCAGCCAAATGATTTTGTTATTATGCCGCAGAATTTTGAAGACAGAAAAAATTTAATGTTCCGTCAAATTGATGAGATAAAAAAACTATGGCGCGGTGAATCAGTAAGTTTTATGAATCCTATTGGAAAAATGATTGACATAAATATCCTGCCTAAGCCGGTGCAAAAAAGTTTGCCTGTTTGGATTACAGCTGCTTCAAATCCCGAAACATTTGAAATGGCTGGCAGAGCAGGATACAATCTTCTTACTCATTTACTTGGTCAATCTGTTTCTGAAGTCGGAGATAAAATAAAAATCTATCGTAAAGCCTGGAAAGAAGCCGGACATCCCGGTGAAGGCATTCTGACATTGATGCTTCACACATTTGTCGGTACTGATGAAAAATCAGTTAAAGAAATTGTTAGAGAGCCGATGAAGAATTATCTGCAGAGTGCTGTTAATCTTGTTAAAGAAGCTGCATGGTCTTTCCCGACGTTTAAAAAAGTTACAACCAATTCAGATGGAAATTTCAGTTTAGATAATCTTTCTTCAGATGATCTTAACGCAATACTTGACTATTCGTTTGAGCGATACTATCAATCCAGCGGTTTATTCGGGACTCCTGAATCGTGTCAAAAAATAGTTGATGAATTAAAATCAATTGGAGTTGATGAGATTGCATGCCTTATAGATTTTGGTATCGATTCAGAAGTTGTTCTATCTCATTTGCAATATCTTAATCAGTTGAGAGTTCTTTCCAATCAAAATGTAAACGATTTAAATGAAGAAAGTTTTTCAATTGAATGGCTGATACGGAAGCATAATATATCACATATGCAATGCACACCTTCAATGGCAAAGATGTTAACTGTAAGTGACGAATCATCAGAAGTGTTAAAGGGATTAAAAACAATGCTGATTGGTGGTGAAGCTTTCCCTGTTAATCTTGCAAAAAAATTATTTAACACTGTTAGCGGTAGTGTGTTGAATATGTACGGACCAACAGAAACCACAATCTGGTCAACGCTATATAAACTTTCGGAACCAATTCAGGATTCGATTTCCATTGGCAAACCTATTGCCAACACACAAATTTATATTTTGGATTCACAAAACAATCCTTCGTCAATTGGTGTTGCAGGAGAATTATGTATTGGCGGCGATGGCGTTACAAACGGTTACTTCAACAGGCAGCAGCTTACTGATGAAAGATTTATACAAAATCCTTTTTCACAAGACACGAAAAATAAAATATATCGGACTGGAGACCTCGCCCGTTATTCACCCGACGGAACAATTGAATTTTTAGGAAGATCGGACAACCAGGTTAAGATCCGCGGTTACAGAATTGAGCTTGGTGATATTGAATCACAAATTACTTCACACCCTGATGTGCGTGAATCAGTTGTATTTGCCCGTGAAGATATTCCCGGCGATCAAAGATTAGTTGCATATATTATTTCAAAGAATGGCCTGGTTGAGTCGGATGCTCTAAAACAATTCCTGAAAGATAAATTACCTGAGTACATGGTTCCTGCACATTTTGTAAATATGCAGTCATTCCCCTTAACACCGAATGGAAAGATTGATAGAAAAGTATTTCCTCCGCCTTTGAATGAAGCTACAAACGAGTTAACCGTTGATGTTGTACTGCCAAATGGTGAGTTAGAGATTGCGATTGCCGATATATGGAAACGACTGCTAAATACTAACAAAGTCGGAGTAAAAGATAATTTTTTTGACATTGGTGGGCACTCTTTACTCGCTGTTCAAATGCATTCGGAAATTAAGAAATCAGTAAACGAAGAATTAACCCTCATCGATATTTTCCGTTACCCCACAATAATTTCTTTAGTTGACTACATCAAAAAGAAAAAGAATGATGAAGAAGTGGTTAAACAACCCGTCACTTCAAAACGAGCTGAATTATCAAAACAAAGGTTAAAACGTTTAAAATGA
- a CDS encoding 4'-phosphopantetheinyl transferase superfamily protein: MLLKETSIEKNIIHIWKLEIPDSEERYNYYLNLLSYDEIARSERFHFQKDRNEYVCCRGFLRETLSGYLSLEPEEILFDYGKHGKPEIANNNGIDKIKFNLSHSKGHAMIAVTLNDEIGVDIELIKEIPDMMDIAKELYTSKENKLLLESDQQAAESFFKIWTRKEAVIKAVGHGLSAPLKMIDVSGDGDISVDKSYEYESEEFINCRIKDLTPPSGYSAAVALCGKIKEVSYFTV; encoded by the coding sequence GTGCTTTTAAAAGAGACGTCAATCGAAAAAAATATTATACATATCTGGAAATTGGAAATTCCTGATAGTGAAGAGAGATACAACTACTATCTTAATTTGTTGAGCTATGATGAGATAGCGAGATCGGAAAGATTTCATTTTCAAAAAGATAGAAATGAGTACGTATGCTGCCGTGGATTTTTGAGGGAAACGCTGAGTGGTTATCTTTCACTTGAACCGGAAGAAATATTATTTGATTACGGTAAACACGGCAAACCCGAAATCGCAAACAATAACGGAATCGATAAAATCAAATTTAATTTGTCTCATTCAAAAGGTCATGCAATGATTGCTGTCACCCTTAATGATGAAATAGGAGTTGACATCGAGTTAATTAAAGAGATTCCTGATATGATGGATATAGCAAAAGAACTTTATACGTCCAAAGAAAATAAACTATTGCTGGAATCTGACCAGCAAGCCGCTGAATCTTTTTTTAAAATCTGGACACGTAAAGAAGCAGTAATCAAAGCAGTTGGTCACGGACTTTCTGCGCCATTAAAAATGATCGATGTTTCAGGAGATGGTGATATCAGTGTTGATAAATCCTATGAGTATGAATCAGAAGAATTTATCAATTGCCGGATTAAAGATTTAACACCTCCCTCAGGTTACTCTGCCGCTGTTGCATTGTGCGGCAAAATAAAAGAAGTCAGTTACTTTACAGTTTAG